The following are encoded together in the Streptomyces flavofungini genome:
- the rplV gene encoding 50S ribosomal protein L22, which yields MEARAQARYIRVTPMKARRVVDLIRGMDATEAQAVLRFAPQAASVPVGKVLDSAIANAAHNYDHTDASSLYISEAFVDEGPTLKRFRPRAQGRAYRIRKRTSHITVVVSSKEGTR from the coding sequence ATGGAAGCCAGGGCCCAGGCGCGGTACATCCGCGTCACGCCCATGAAGGCCCGCCGCGTGGTGGACCTCATCCGTGGCATGGACGCCACGGAGGCTCAGGCGGTCCTGCGTTTCGCCCCGCAGGCCGCGAGCGTGCCGGTTGGCAAGGTGCTGGACAGCGCCATCGCCAACGCTGCACACAACTACGACCACACCGACGCCTCTTCGCTGTACATCAGCGAGGCGTTCGTGGATGAGGGCCCGACCCTGAAGCGGTTCCGTCCGCGCGCCCAGGGCCGTGCCTACCGGATCCGTAAGCGGACCAGCCACATCACCGTGGTCGTCAGCAGCAAGGAAGGAACCCGGTAA
- the rpsS gene encoding 30S ribosomal protein S19 codes for MPRSLKKGPFVDDHLIKKVDAQNEAGTKNVIKTWSRRSMIVPAMLGHTLAVHNGKTHIPVFVTESMVGHKLGEFSPTRTFRGHVKDDRKSKRR; via the coding sequence ATGCCTCGTAGTCTGAAGAAGGGGCCCTTCGTCGACGACCACCTGATCAAGAAGGTGGACGCCCAGAACGAAGCCGGCACCAAAAACGTCATCAAGACCTGGTCCCGACGCTCGATGATCGTGCCGGCCATGCTTGGCCACACGCTCGCGGTGCACAACGGCAAGACCCACATCCCGGTGTTCGTCACCGAGTCGATGGTCGGCCACAAGCTCGGCGAGTTCTCGCCGACCCGCACCTTCCGCGGCCACGTCAAGGACGACCGCAAGTCGAAGCGCCGCTAA
- the rplB gene encoding 50S ribosomal protein L2: MGIRKYKPTTPGRRGSSVADFVEVTRSTPEKSLVRPLHSKGGRNNAGRVTVRHQGGGHKRAYRVIDFRRHDKDGVPAKVAHIEYDPNRTARIALLHYADGEKRYIIAPRGLSQGDRIENGPGADIKPGNNLALRNIPVGTTIHAIELRPGGGAKFARSAGASVQLLAKEGSMAHLRMPSGEIRLVDVRCRATVGEVGNAEQSNINWGKAGRMRWKGVRPTVRGVVMNPVDHPHGGGEGKTSGGRHPVSPWGKKEMRTRDRNKASNKYIVRRRKTNKKR; encoded by the coding sequence ATGGGAATCCGCAAGTACAAGCCGACGACGCCGGGCCGCCGTGGCTCCTCCGTCGCCGACTTCGTCGAGGTCACGCGGTCCACGCCGGAGAAGTCGCTGGTCCGCCCGCTGCACAGCAAGGGCGGCCGTAACAACGCCGGTCGTGTGACCGTTCGCCACCAGGGTGGCGGACACAAGCGCGCCTACCGCGTGATCGACTTCCGTCGTCACGACAAGGACGGCGTGCCGGCGAAGGTCGCGCACATCGAGTACGACCCGAACCGCACCGCGCGCATCGCGCTGCTGCACTACGCAGACGGCGAGAAGCGCTACATCATCGCTCCGCGCGGCCTGTCGCAGGGTGACCGGATTGAGAACGGCCCTGGCGCCGACATCAAGCCCGGCAACAACCTCGCGCTCCGCAACATCCCGGTCGGTACCACGATCCACGCGATCGAGCTCCGTCCGGGCGGTGGCGCCAAGTTCGCCCGCTCCGCGGGTGCCTCCGTGCAGCTGCTGGCGAAGGAGGGCTCGATGGCCCACCTTCGTATGCCGTCCGGTGAGATCCGCCTGGTCGACGTGCGCTGCCGCGCCACGGTCGGCGAGGTCGGCAACGCCGAGCAGTCGAACATCAACTGGGGCAAGGCCGGCCGCATGCGCTGGAAGGGCGTCCGCCCGACCGTGCGTGGTGTCGTGATGAACCCGGTTGACCACCCCCACGGTGGTGGCGAGGGCAAGACCTCGGGTGGTCGTCACCCGGTGTCGCCCTGGGGCAAGAAGGAAATGCGTACTCGTGATCGCAACAAGGCGAGCAACAAGTACATCGTCCGCCGCCGCAAGACGAACAAGAAGCGCTAA
- the rplW gene encoding 50S ribosomal protein L23, whose translation MAIRHPAIASKAAKAAKAARVAKARRHAAEGKNTVETPLSKSFTDPRDVLIKPVVSEKSYALLDEGKYTFVVAPGANKTQIKQAVEAVFSVKVTGVNTLNRQGKRKRTRTGFGKRADSKRAIVTLAEGDRIDIFGQAS comes from the coding sequence ATGGCTATCCGTCACCCCGCTATCGCCTCGAAGGCGGCCAAGGCCGCCAAGGCCGCGCGCGTCGCCAAGGCGCGTCGCCACGCCGCCGAGGGCAAGAACACCGTTGAGACGCCGCTGAGCAAGAGCTTCACGGACCCCCGTGACGTCCTCATCAAGCCGGTCGTCTCGGAGAAGAGCTACGCGCTGCTCGACGAGGGCAAGTACACCTTCGTCGTCGCGCCGGGCGCCAACAAGACCCAGATCAAGCAGGCCGTCGAGGCGGTCTTCTCGGTCAAGGTCACCGGCGTCAACACGCTCAACCGCCAGGGCAAGCGCAAGCGCACCCGCACCGGTTTCGGCAAGCGTGCCGACTCCAAGCGCGCGATCGTGACCCTCGCTGAGGGCGACCGTATCGACATCTTCGGCCAGGCCTCCTAA
- the rplD gene encoding 50S ribosomal protein L4, protein MSTIDILSPAGDKAGTVELPAEIFDVEKVSIPLIHQVVVAQLAAARQGTHKTKTRGEVRGGGKKPYRQKGTGRARQGSTRAPQFAGGGVVHGPVPRDYSQRTPKKMKAAALRHALTDRARNARIHVVSGVIEGETPSTKAAKSLLGKISERKNVLLVIERSDEAALLSARNLPQVHILEPGQLNTYDVLVSDDVVFTQAALESFVSGPKAADTEGSEA, encoded by the coding sequence ATGAGCACCATTGACATCCTTTCGCCGGCAGGCGACAAGGCCGGGACCGTCGAGCTCCCCGCGGAGATCTTCGACGTCGAGAAGGTCAGCATCCCGCTGATCCACCAGGTCGTTGTCGCCCAGCTGGCCGCTGCCCGCCAGGGCACGCACAAGACCAAGACCCGTGGCGAAGTCCGCGGCGGTGGCAAGAAGCCGTACCGCCAGAAGGGCACCGGCCGCGCCCGTCAGGGCTCGACCCGCGCTCCGCAGTTCGCCGGCGGTGGCGTCGTCCACGGCCCCGTGCCGCGTGACTACTCGCAGCGGACCCCGAAGAAGATGAAGGCCGCGGCCCTGCGCCACGCCCTCACCGACCGGGCCCGCAACGCTCGCATCCACGTCGTCTCCGGCGTGATCGAGGGCGAGACGCCGTCCACCAAGGCCGCGAAGAGCCTGCTCGGCAAGATCAGTGAGCGCAAGAACGTGCTCCTGGTCATCGAGCGCTCGGACGAGGCAGCGCTGCTGTCCGCCCGCAACCTGCCCCAGGTCCACATCCTGGAGCCGGGCCAGCTCAACACGTACGACGTTCTCGTCTCGGACGACGTGGTCTTCACCCAGGCCGCGCTGGAGTCCTTCGTGTCTGGCCCCAAGGCCGCTGACACCGAAGGGAGCGAGGCCTGA
- the rplC gene encoding 50S ribosomal protein L3, protein MTKQIKGILGEKLGMTQVWDENNRVVPVTVVKAGPCVVTQVRTNDSDGYESVQIAFGEIDPRKVNKPLKGHFAKADVTPRRHLVEIRTADASEYTLGQELTAETFESGVKVDVTGKSKGKGFAGVMKRHNFGGLGSSHGTQRKHRSPGSIGGCATPGRVFKGLRMAGRMGNERVTTQNLTVHAVDAEKGLLLIKGAVPGPNGGLVLVRTAAKGA, encoded by the coding sequence ATGACGAAGCAGATCAAGGGCATCCTGGGCGAGAAGCTCGGCATGACGCAGGTGTGGGACGAGAACAACCGCGTTGTTCCCGTCACCGTCGTCAAGGCCGGGCCCTGTGTCGTTACCCAGGTCCGTACGAATGACTCCGACGGCTACGAGTCGGTCCAGATCGCCTTCGGCGAGATCGACCCGCGCAAGGTGAACAAGCCCCTCAAGGGCCACTTCGCCAAGGCCGACGTGACCCCCCGTCGTCACCTCGTCGAGATCCGTACCGCTGACGCCAGCGAGTACACCCTCGGCCAGGAGCTGACCGCTGAGACCTTCGAGTCCGGCGTCAAGGTCGACGTGACCGGCAAGAGCAAGGGCAAGGGCTTCGCCGGTGTCATGAAGCGCCACAACTTCGGTGGCCTCGGCTCCAGCCACGGCACCCAGCGCAAGCACCGCTCGCCCGGTTCCATCGGTGGCTGCGCCACCCCGGGCCGTGTGTTCAAGGGCCTCCGCATGGCGGGCCGCATGGGCAACGAGCGGGTCACCACCCAGAACCTGACCGTTCACGCCGTTGACGCGGAGAAGGGCCTGCTCCTCATCAAGGGAGCGGTTCCCGGTCCGAACGGCGGCCTCGTCCTGGTCCGTACCGCGGCCAAGGGGGCTTGA
- the rpsJ gene encoding 30S ribosomal protein S10, with protein sequence MAGQKIRIRLKAYDHEVIDSSAKKIVETVTRTGASVAGPVPLPTEKNVYCVIKSPHKYKDSREHFEMRTHKRLIDILDPTPKTVDSLMRLDLPAGVDIEIKL encoded by the coding sequence ATGGCGGGACAGAAGATCCGCATCCGGCTCAAGGCCTACGACCACGAGGTCATCGACTCCTCGGCGAAGAAGATCGTCGAGACGGTGACTCGCACTGGTGCGTCGGTCGCGGGCCCGGTGCCGCTGCCCACTGAGAAGAACGTGTACTGCGTCATCAAGTCGCCGCACAAGTACAAGGACTCTCGCGAGCACTTCGAGATGCGCACGCACAAGCGCCTCATCGACATCCTCGACCCGACCCCCAAGACCGTTGACTCTCTGATGCGACTCGACCTCCCGGCCGGTGTCGACATCGAGATCAAGCTCTGA
- the tuf gene encoding elongation factor Tu produces MAKAKFERTKPHVNIGTIGHIDHGKTTLTAAITKVLHDAYPDLNEASAFDQIDKAPEERQRGITISIAHVEYQTEARHYAHVDCPGHADYIKNMITGAAQMDGAILVVAATDGPMPQTKEHVLLARQVGVPYIVVALNKADMVDDEEILELVELEVRELLSEYEFPGDDVPVVKVSALKALEGDAEWGKSVLDLMKAVDEAIPQPERDVDKPFLMPIEDVFTITGRGTVVTGRIERGVLKVNETVDIIGIKTEKTTTTVTGIEMFRKLLDEGQAGENVGLLLRGIKREDVERGQVIIKPGSVTPHTEFEAQAYILSKDEGGRHTPFFNNYRPQFYFRTTDVTGVVTLPEGTEMVMPGDNTEMKVELIQPVAMEEGLKFAIREGGRTVGAGQVTKITK; encoded by the coding sequence GTGGCGAAGGCGAAGTTCGAGCGGACTAAGCCGCACGTCAACATCGGCACCATCGGTCACATCGACCACGGTAAGACGACCCTCACGGCCGCCATTACCAAGGTGCTGCACGACGCGTACCCCGACCTGAACGAGGCCTCGGCCTTCGACCAGATCGACAAGGCTCCCGAGGAGCGCCAGCGCGGTATCACGATCTCCATCGCGCACGTCGAGTACCAGACCGAGGCGCGTCACTACGCTCACGTCGACTGCCCCGGTCACGCCGACTACATCAAGAACATGATCACGGGTGCGGCGCAGATGGACGGCGCCATCCTCGTGGTCGCGGCCACCGACGGCCCGATGCCGCAGACCAAGGAGCACGTGCTCCTGGCCCGCCAGGTCGGCGTTCCGTACATCGTTGTCGCCCTGAACAAGGCCGACATGGTGGACGACGAGGAGATCCTGGAGCTCGTCGAGCTCGAGGTCCGTGAGCTGCTCTCCGAGTACGAGTTCCCGGGCGACGACGTCCCGGTCGTCAAGGTCTCGGCGCTCAAGGCGCTCGAGGGCGACGCCGAGTGGGGCAAGTCCGTCCTCGACCTGATGAAGGCCGTCGACGAGGCCATCCCGCAGCCCGAGCGTGACGTCGACAAGCCGTTCCTGATGCCGATCGAGGACGTCTTCACGATCACCGGTCGTGGCACCGTCGTCACCGGTCGTATCGAGCGCGGTGTCCTCAAGGTCAACGAGACCGTCGACATCATCGGCATCAAGACCGAGAAGACCACCACCACGGTCACCGGCATCGAGATGTTCCGCAAGCTGCTCGACGAGGGCCAGGCCGGTGAGAACGTCGGTCTGCTCCTCCGTGGCATCAAGCGCGAGGACGTCGAGCGCGGCCAGGTCATCATCAAGCCGGGCTCGGTCACCCCGCACACCGAGTTCGAGGCGCAGGCGTACATCCTGTCGAAGGACGAGGGTGGCCGTCACACCCCGTTCTTCAACAACTACCGCCCGCAGTTCTACTTCCGTACGACGGACGTGACCGGCGTCGTGACCCTCCCCGAGGGCACCGAGATGGTCATGCCGGGTGACAACACCGAGATGAAGGTGGAGCTCATCCAGCCCGTCGCCATGGAGGAGGGCCTGAAGTTCGCCATCCGTGAGGGTGGCCGGACCGTCGGCGCCGGCCAGGTCACCAAGATCACCAAGTAA
- the fusA gene encoding elongation factor G gives MATTSLDLAKVRNIGIMAHIDAGKTTTTERILFYTGVSYKIGEVHDGAATMDWMEQEQERGITITSAATTCHWPLNDVDHTINIIDTPGHVDFTVEVERSLRVLDGAVTVFDGVAGVEPQSETVWRQADRYGVPRICFVNKLDRTGAEFHRCVDMIVDRLGATPIVMQLPIGAEADFKGVVDLVTMKAFVWSAETKMGEAYDIVDIPETHTEAAEEYRGKLLEAVAENDEQMMELYLEGQEPTEEQLYAAIRRITIASGKGGDTTVTPVFCGTAFKNKGVQPLLDAVVRYLPSPLDVEAIEGHDVKDPEEVVKRKPSDDEPLSALAFKIASDPHLGKLTFVRIYSGRLDSGTAVLNSVKGKKERIGKIYRMHANKREEIESVGAGDIVAVMGLKQTTTGETLCDDKAPVILESMDFPAPVIQVAIEPKSKGDQEKLGVAIQRLSEEDPSFQVHSDEETGQTIIGGMGELHLEVLVDRMKREFRVEANVGKPQVAYRETIRRAVERVDYTHKKQTGGTGQFAKVQIAIEPIEGGEASYEFVNKVTGGRIPREYIPSVDAGAQEAMQFGILAGYEMTGVRVTLIDGAYHEVDSSELAFKIAGSQAFKEAARQAKPVLLEPMMAVEVTTPEDYMGEVIGDINSRRGQIQAMEERSGARVVKGLVPLSEMFGYVGDLRSKTSGRASYSMQFDSYAEVPRNVAEEIIAKAKGE, from the coding sequence ATGGCTACCACTTCACTTGACCTGGCCAAGGTGCGCAACATCGGCATCATGGCCCACATCGACGCGGGCAAGACGACGACCACCGAGCGGATCCTGTTCTACACCGGTGTCTCGTACAAGATCGGTGAGGTCCACGACGGCGCTGCCACGATGGACTGGATGGAGCAGGAGCAGGAGCGTGGCATCACGATCACCTCTGCTGCCACCACCTGTCACTGGCCGCTGAACGACGTCGACCACACGATCAACATCATTGACACCCCCGGGCACGTCGACTTCACGGTCGAGGTGGAGCGTTCGCTCCGCGTGCTCGACGGTGCGGTCACTGTGTTCGACGGTGTCGCCGGCGTTGAGCCCCAGTCCGAGACCGTGTGGCGTCAGGCGGACCGCTACGGCGTCCCGCGCATCTGCTTCGTCAACAAGCTGGACCGCACGGGTGCCGAGTTCCACCGCTGCGTCGACATGATCGTCGACCGCCTCGGTGCGACCCCGATCGTCATGCAGCTGCCGATCGGCGCAGAGGCTGACTTCAAGGGCGTCGTCGACCTCGTCACGATGAAGGCCTTCGTCTGGTCCGCCGAGACCAAGATGGGCGAGGCCTACGACATCGTCGACATCCCGGAGACGCACACCGAGGCTGCCGAGGAGTACCGCGGCAAGCTGCTCGAGGCCGTCGCCGAGAACGACGAGCAGATGATGGAGCTGTACCTGGAGGGCCAGGAGCCCACCGAGGAGCAGCTGTACGCGGCCATCCGTCGCATCACCATCGCCTCCGGCAAGGGCGGGGACACCACGGTGACCCCGGTCTTCTGTGGCACCGCGTTCAAGAACAAGGGCGTCCAGCCCCTGCTCGACGCCGTCGTGCGCTACCTGCCCTCCCCCCTGGACGTCGAGGCCATCGAGGGCCACGACGTCAAGGACCCGGAGGAGGTCGTCAAGCGCAAGCCGTCCGACGACGAGCCGCTGTCGGCCCTCGCGTTCAAGATCGCGAGCGACCCGCACCTCGGCAAGCTCACCTTCGTCCGGATCTACTCCGGTCGCCTGGACTCCGGCACCGCGGTGCTGAACTCCGTGAAGGGCAAGAAGGAGCGCATCGGCAAGATCTACCGCATGCACGCGAACAAGCGTGAGGAGATCGAGTCGGTGGGCGCCGGTGACATCGTCGCCGTCATGGGTCTGAAGCAGACCACCACGGGCGAGACGCTCTGTGACGACAAGGCCCCGGTCATCCTGGAGTCCATGGACTTCCCGGCCCCGGTCATCCAGGTCGCCATCGAGCCGAAGTCCAAGGGTGACCAGGAGAAGCTGGGTGTCGCCATCCAGCGCCTCTCGGAGGAGGACCCCTCCTTCCAGGTTCACTCGGACGAGGAGACCGGCCAGACCATCATCGGTGGTATGGGCGAGCTCCACCTCGAGGTGCTCGTCGACCGCATGAAGCGCGAGTTCCGCGTCGAGGCCAACGTCGGCAAGCCGCAGGTCGCGTACCGCGAGACGATCCGTCGGGCCGTCGAGCGCGTGGACTACACCCACAAGAAGCAGACCGGTGGTACCGGTCAGTTCGCCAAGGTGCAGATCGCGATCGAGCCCATCGAGGGCGGCGAGGCGTCGTACGAGTTCGTCAACAAGGTCACCGGTGGCCGCATCCCCCGGGAGTACATCCCGTCGGTGGACGCGGGTGCGCAGGAGGCCATGCAGTTCGGCATCCTGGCGGGCTACGAGATGACGGGCGTCCGCGTCACGCTCATCGACGGTGCCTACCACGAGGTCGACTCCTCCGAGCTCGCCTTCAAGATCGCCGGTTCGCAGGCCTTCAAGGAGGCCGCGCGGCAGGCCAAGCCCGTGCTGCTCGAGCCGATGATGGCCGTCGAGGTCACCACGCCCGAGGACTACATGGGTGAGGTCATCGGCGACATCAACTCCCGCCGTGGCCAGATCCAGGCCATGGAGGAGCGCAGCGGCGCTCGCGTCGTGAAGGGCCTCGTGCCCCTCTCGGAGATGTTCGGCTACGTCGGAGACCTCCGCAGCAAGACGTCGGGTCGCGCAAGCTACTCGATGCAGTTCGACTCCTACGCCGAGGTTCCGCGGAACGTCGCCGAGGAGATCATCGCGAAGGCCAAGGGCGAGTAA
- the rpsG gene encoding 30S ribosomal protein S7 gives MPRKGPAPKRPVIIDPVYGSPLVTSLINKVLLNGKRSTAERIVYGAMEGLREKTGNDPVITLKRALENIKPTLEVKSRRVGGATYQVPIEVKPGRANTLALRWLVGYSRARREKTMTERLLNELLDASNGLGAAVKKREDTHKMAESNKAFAHYRW, from the coding sequence ATGCCTCGTAAGGGCCCCGCCCCGAAGCGCCCGGTCATCATCGACCCGGTCTACGGCTCTCCTCTGGTGACCTCCCTCATCAACAAGGTGCTGCTGAACGGCAAGCGTTCCACCGCCGAGCGCATCGTCTACGGCGCCATGGAGGGTCTGCGTGAGAAGACGGGCAACGACCCGGTCATCACGCTGAAGCGCGCGCTCGAGAACATCAAGCCGACCCTCGAGGTCAAGTCCCGCCGCGTCGGTGGCGCCACCTACCAGGTGCCGATCGAGGTCAAGCCCGGTCGCGCCAACACGCTGGCCCTGCGCTGGCTGGTGGGTTACTCCCGCGCCCGTCGCGAGAAGACCATGACCGAGCGTCTGCTCAACGAACTCCTCGACGCCTCCAACGGCCTCGGTGCCGCTGTGAAGAAGCGCGAGGACACCCACAAGATGGCCGAGTCCAACAAGGCCTTCGCGCACTACCGCTGGTAG
- the rpsL gene encoding 30S ribosomal protein S12, giving the protein MPTIQQLVRKGRQDKVEKNKTPALEGSPQRRGVCTRVFTTTPKKPNSALRKVARVRLTSGIEVTAYIPGEGHNLQEHSIVLVRGGRVKDLPGVRYKIIRGSLDTQGVKNRKQARSRYGAKKEK; this is encoded by the coding sequence GTGCCTACGATCCAGCAGCTGGTCCGTAAGGGCCGGCAGGACAAGGTCGAGAAGAACAAGACGCCCGCACTCGAGGGTTCCCCTCAGCGTCGTGGCGTCTGCACGCGTGTGTTCACGACCACCCCGAAGAAGCCGAACTCGGCCCTGCGTAAGGTCGCGCGTGTGCGTCTGACCAGCGGGATCGAGGTCACTGCTTACATTCCGGGTGAGGGACACAACCTGCAGGAGCACTCCATCGTGCTCGTGCGCGGCGGCCGTGTGAAGGACCTGCCCGGTGTTCGCTACAAGATCATCCGGGGTTCCCTCGACACCCAGGGTGTCAAGAACCGCAAGCAGGCCCGCAGCCGCTACGGCGCCAAGAAGGAGAAGTAA
- a CDS encoding DUF1707 and DUF4190 domain-containing protein, producing the protein MTDPSWQPGAWPPHQGLPAMRPAPGQPSMLAAHSDRERAVDVLRAGFAEGRLQKEEYERRVERAYQSRTVGELSLLVADLPQGPATFQQAPMAVPPTFMAAPPTNGKATAAMVCGIATFFTFGASAVPAVILGHMARAEIRHTHEQGDGQAVAGLALGWLAIVGWALLLLLIVSAASG; encoded by the coding sequence ATGACGGATCCGTCGTGGCAGCCGGGGGCGTGGCCGCCTCATCAGGGACTGCCCGCCATGCGGCCGGCACCGGGCCAGCCGTCGATGCTGGCCGCCCACTCGGACCGTGAGCGCGCCGTAGACGTGCTGCGCGCGGGCTTCGCCGAGGGCCGCCTGCAGAAGGAGGAGTACGAGCGCCGGGTCGAGCGCGCGTACCAGTCCCGCACGGTGGGGGAGCTGAGCCTCCTGGTCGCGGACCTGCCGCAGGGCCCGGCCACCTTCCAGCAGGCGCCCATGGCCGTGCCGCCCACCTTCATGGCGGCGCCGCCCACCAACGGCAAGGCCACCGCGGCGATGGTGTGCGGGATTGCGACGTTCTTCACGTTCGGCGCCTCGGCCGTGCCCGCGGTCATCCTCGGCCACATGGCCCGCGCGGAGATCCGCCACACCCACGAGCAGGGCGACGGCCAGGCGGTCGCGGGCCTGGCCCTGGGCTGGCTGGCGATCGTGGGGTGGGCGCTGCTGTTGCTGCTCATCGTGTCGGCGGCTTCTGGCTGA